A window from Gasterosteus aculeatus chromosome 14, fGasAcu3.hap1.1, whole genome shotgun sequence encodes these proteins:
- the arid6 gene encoding AT-rich interaction domain 6 isoform X1, translating into MEQTRIQQEKPKKPVEEMIEDEFLKDLYMFMRKRETPIERIPNLGFKQIDLFVMFKIVKDLGGYYQVTGQQQWKQVYNTLGGNPRSTSAATCTRRHYEKLLLPFECHLTGKQVNLVPRTPPKHFLYANYNKEQDDGQGPRKRRLLSVPLLQNPQMLQSDLREPVFPLTPYYAHQFHPSHAVLPPQMPSSSSVLMPHRPSPPKTLFPFPPSHQSPTDRSQEPLEQLRYLAEQYRTTSGLAEPLNLSVKAPWRDADSVPASSFAPPSSNKSPKFLNKPSPLYTPHRQRAGRDAASETQRGEAGDASYGHPGKPGEAYVIDLEATSGPSSPSYEGSAATAGTDAGGPGEARDGGPDVRAGLPFSHLLPRISRENGGKMEIEVPLSVFHNWLRQCGSSGAALGAKRPPTLPPREGGFEPGHRADADFYSGNPTFHVDPRPPSSDAEDLRSTRKDTPSPAPTAEPAGNRRAASQDHFAAYRHLLLAGILKSAASQDVHPSDVSKLFVPKPLSAWDAYDRGTEASGTSGNIDSAAASSARDGAAAPGARWGSHVGPSAGDSSNPSATSRLELTNEEVMKLRRIISSST; encoded by the exons ATGGAGCAGACGAGAATCCAGCAGGAGAAGCCAAAGAAGCCCGTGGAGGAGATGATAGAGGATGAGTTCCTCAAAGACCTCTACATGTTCATGCGGAAGAGAGAGACGCCGATAGAGAGAATCCCAAATCTGGGCTTCAAACAAA ttgATCTATTTGTGATGTTCAAGATTGTCAAAGATTTAGGTGGCTACTACCAG GTGACCGGCCAGCAGCAGTGGAAGCAGGTGTACAACACGCTCGGGGGGAACCCTCGGAGCACCAGCGCGGCCACCTGCACCCGCCGGCACTATGAGAA GCTACTTCTGCCCTTCGAATGCCACCTGACCGGCAAACAGGTGAACTTGGTGCCTCGCACGCCGCCGAAGCACTTCCTCTACGCCAACTACAACAAGGAGCAGGACGACGGCCAGGGGCCCCGGAAGCGCAGACTGCTCTCCGTGCCTCTGCTCCAG AACCCTCAAATGCTCCAGTCGGACTTGCGTGAGCCCGTCTTCCCACTGACGCCCTACTACGCTCACCAATTTCACCCCAGCCACGCGGTTCTGCCCCCCCAAATGCCCAGCTCCTCCTCGGTGTTGATGCCACACAGGCCCTCTCCCCCCAAAACCCTGTTCCCCTTCCCTCCATCTCATCAAAGCCCAACAGACAGGTCACAGGAGCCCCTGGAGCAGTTGCGCTACCTGGCGGAACAGTACAGGACGACATCTGGATTGGCGGAGCCGCTGAACCTCAGCGTCAAGGCGCCCTGGCGGGACGCCGACAGCGTTCCCGCCTCATCGTTCGCCCCGCCTTCATCCAACAAGAGCCCCAAGTTCCTGAACAAACCGTCCCCTCTGTACACGCCTCATCGCCAGCGCGCGGGGAGAGACGCCGCGAGCGAGACGCAGCGCGGCGAAGCGGGAGACGCCTCGTATGGGCATCCCGGGAAACCCGGCGAGGCGTACGTCATCGACTTGGAGGCCACGTCCGGCCCCAGCAGCCCCTCGTACGAGGGCTCGGCTGCGACAGCGGGGACAGACGCGGGCGGGCCGGGAGAGGCCAGAGATGGGGGTCCAGATGTCAGGGCAGGGCTCCCCTTCAGTCACCTGCTGCCCAGAATCTCTCGGGAGAACGGCGGCAAGATGGAGATCGAGGTGCCGCTGTCTGTCTTTCACAACTGGCTGAGGCAGTGCGGGTCGTCGGGCGCCGCGCTCGGGGCGAAGCGGCCGCCGACTCTGCCCCCTCGGGAGGGAGGCTTCGAGCCGGGACATCGCGCGGACGCGGATTTCTACAGCGGCAACCCGACGTTTCACGTCGATCCCCGGCCCCCCAGCTCCGACGCCGAGGACCTGCGGTCGACCCGCAAGGACACGCCGAGCCCCGCACCGACCGCCGAACCCGCCGGCAACCGCCGGGCCGCGAGCCAAGACCACTTTGCGGCCTACAGGCATTTGCTTTTGGCCGGTATTCTGAAAAGCGCGGCCAGCCAAGACGTCCATCCGTCGGATGTTAGTAAGTTGTTCGTCCCCAAACCCCTCAGTGCGTGGGACGCCTACGACCGAGGGACCGAGGCCTCCGGCACCTCGGGGAACATTGACTCCGCCGCTGCCTCGTCGGCCCGCGACGGAGCCGCGGCCCCGGGGGCGAGGTGGGGGTCGCACGTGGGTCCCTCGGCCGGGGACAGTTCGAATCCCAGCGCCACCTCTCGGCTTGAGCTCACCAACGAGGAAGTGATGAAGCTGAGGAGAATCATCTCAAGCTCCACGTGA
- the arid6 gene encoding AT-rich interaction domain 6 isoform X2 translates to MIEDEFLKDLYMFMRKRETPIERIPNLGFKQIDLFVMFKIVKDLGGYYQVTGQQQWKQVYNTLGGNPRSTSAATCTRRHYEKLLLPFECHLTGKQVNLVPRTPPKHFLYANYNKEQDDGQGPRKRRLLSVPLLQNPQMLQSDLREPVFPLTPYYAHQFHPSHAVLPPQMPSSSSVLMPHRPSPPKTLFPFPPSHQSPTDRSQEPLEQLRYLAEQYRTTSGLAEPLNLSVKAPWRDADSVPASSFAPPSSNKSPKFLNKPSPLYTPHRQRAGRDAASETQRGEAGDASYGHPGKPGEAYVIDLEATSGPSSPSYEGSAATAGTDAGGPGEARDGGPDVRAGLPFSHLLPRISRENGGKMEIEVPLSVFHNWLRQCGSSGAALGAKRPPTLPPREGGFEPGHRADADFYSGNPTFHVDPRPPSSDAEDLRSTRKDTPSPAPTAEPAGNRRAASQDHFAAYRHLLLAGILKSAASQDVHPSDVSKLFVPKPLSAWDAYDRGTEASGTSGNIDSAAASSARDGAAAPGARWGSHVGPSAGDSSNPSATSRLELTNEEVMKLRRIISSST, encoded by the exons ATGATAGAGGATGAGTTCCTCAAAGACCTCTACATGTTCATGCGGAAGAGAGAGACGCCGATAGAGAGAATCCCAAATCTGGGCTTCAAACAAA ttgATCTATTTGTGATGTTCAAGATTGTCAAAGATTTAGGTGGCTACTACCAG GTGACCGGCCAGCAGCAGTGGAAGCAGGTGTACAACACGCTCGGGGGGAACCCTCGGAGCACCAGCGCGGCCACCTGCACCCGCCGGCACTATGAGAA GCTACTTCTGCCCTTCGAATGCCACCTGACCGGCAAACAGGTGAACTTGGTGCCTCGCACGCCGCCGAAGCACTTCCTCTACGCCAACTACAACAAGGAGCAGGACGACGGCCAGGGGCCCCGGAAGCGCAGACTGCTCTCCGTGCCTCTGCTCCAG AACCCTCAAATGCTCCAGTCGGACTTGCGTGAGCCCGTCTTCCCACTGACGCCCTACTACGCTCACCAATTTCACCCCAGCCACGCGGTTCTGCCCCCCCAAATGCCCAGCTCCTCCTCGGTGTTGATGCCACACAGGCCCTCTCCCCCCAAAACCCTGTTCCCCTTCCCTCCATCTCATCAAAGCCCAACAGACAGGTCACAGGAGCCCCTGGAGCAGTTGCGCTACCTGGCGGAACAGTACAGGACGACATCTGGATTGGCGGAGCCGCTGAACCTCAGCGTCAAGGCGCCCTGGCGGGACGCCGACAGCGTTCCCGCCTCATCGTTCGCCCCGCCTTCATCCAACAAGAGCCCCAAGTTCCTGAACAAACCGTCCCCTCTGTACACGCCTCATCGCCAGCGCGCGGGGAGAGACGCCGCGAGCGAGACGCAGCGCGGCGAAGCGGGAGACGCCTCGTATGGGCATCCCGGGAAACCCGGCGAGGCGTACGTCATCGACTTGGAGGCCACGTCCGGCCCCAGCAGCCCCTCGTACGAGGGCTCGGCTGCGACAGCGGGGACAGACGCGGGCGGGCCGGGAGAGGCCAGAGATGGGGGTCCAGATGTCAGGGCAGGGCTCCCCTTCAGTCACCTGCTGCCCAGAATCTCTCGGGAGAACGGCGGCAAGATGGAGATCGAGGTGCCGCTGTCTGTCTTTCACAACTGGCTGAGGCAGTGCGGGTCGTCGGGCGCCGCGCTCGGGGCGAAGCGGCCGCCGACTCTGCCCCCTCGGGAGGGAGGCTTCGAGCCGGGACATCGCGCGGACGCGGATTTCTACAGCGGCAACCCGACGTTTCACGTCGATCCCCGGCCCCCCAGCTCCGACGCCGAGGACCTGCGGTCGACCCGCAAGGACACGCCGAGCCCCGCACCGACCGCCGAACCCGCCGGCAACCGCCGGGCCGCGAGCCAAGACCACTTTGCGGCCTACAGGCATTTGCTTTTGGCCGGTATTCTGAAAAGCGCGGCCAGCCAAGACGTCCATCCGTCGGATGTTAGTAAGTTGTTCGTCCCCAAACCCCTCAGTGCGTGGGACGCCTACGACCGAGGGACCGAGGCCTCCGGCACCTCGGGGAACATTGACTCCGCCGCTGCCTCGTCGGCCCGCGACGGAGCCGCGGCCCCGGGGGCGAGGTGGGGGTCGCACGTGGGTCCCTCGGCCGGGGACAGTTCGAATCCCAGCGCCACCTCTCGGCTTGAGCTCACCAACGAGGAAGTGATGAAGCTGAGGAGAATCATCTCAAGCTCCACGTGA